The Halarchaeum grantii genome includes a window with the following:
- the psmB gene encoding archaeal proteasome endopeptidase complex subunit beta yields the protein MYNPSQGSEFSRNAERLPNGPGNPYEPELGHVPENNMSEQDMDNINKTGTTIVGITTEEGVLMASDMRASLGGRVVSNKNVQKVEQIQENAALSISGSVGGAQSFIRTLKAESNLYEARRGERMSINALATMASNLLRGGPFFMVVPILGGVDEEGSHVYSLDPSGSSLSDKYTAQGSGMPYALGTLENNYRDDLTMDEAEQIGAKAIQAASERDTASGNGIHLTKITEDTVEIVGHQDVEDVL from the coding sequence ATGTATAACCCCAGTCAGGGCTCCGAGTTCTCGCGGAATGCAGAGCGCCTCCCCAACGGTCCCGGCAACCCCTACGAGCCGGAGCTCGGCCACGTGCCCGAGAACAACATGAGCGAGCAGGACATGGACAACATCAACAAGACCGGCACGACCATCGTCGGCATCACCACCGAGGAGGGCGTCCTCATGGCCTCCGACATGCGCGCCAGCCTCGGTGGCCGCGTCGTCTCCAACAAGAACGTCCAGAAGGTCGAGCAGATCCAGGAGAACGCCGCACTCTCCATCTCCGGGAGCGTCGGCGGCGCGCAGTCCTTCATCCGCACGCTGAAGGCCGAGTCGAACCTCTACGAGGCCCGTCGGGGCGAGCGCATGTCCATCAACGCGCTCGCGACGATGGCCTCCAACCTCCTTCGCGGCGGCCCGTTCTTCATGGTCGTCCCGATCCTCGGCGGCGTCGACGAGGAGGGCTCGCACGTCTACAGCCTCGACCCGAGCGGCTCCTCGCTCTCCGATAAGTACACCGCACAGGGCTCCGGGATGCCGTACGCGCTCGGTACCCTCGAGAACAACTACCGCGACGACCTGACGATGGACGAGGCCGAGCAGATCGGCGCGAAGGCCATTCAGGCCGCGAGCGAACGCGACACCGCCTCCGGCAACGGCATCCACCTCACGAAGATCACCGAGGACACCGTCGAGATCGTCGGCCATCAGGACGTCGAGGACGTCCTGTAA
- a CDS encoding DUF555 domain-containing protein, with amino-acid sequence MSNYVVAMEAAWLVRDVEESDDAIGVAVSEAGRRLNDQDLDYVEVEAGVTGCPACGEPLDAAFLAAETALVGLMLELTVFNADSEEHASRIAKSEVGGALRDVPLEVIEVVEEPEDGE; translated from the coding sequence ATGAGCAACTACGTCGTGGCGATGGAGGCCGCGTGGCTGGTTCGTGACGTCGAGGAGTCGGACGACGCTATCGGTGTCGCGGTCAGCGAAGCGGGCCGTCGACTGAACGACCAAGACCTCGACTACGTCGAAGTCGAGGCCGGCGTCACGGGCTGCCCGGCCTGTGGCGAACCGCTCGACGCGGCGTTCCTCGCCGCCGAGACGGCGCTCGTCGGTCTCATGCTCGAACTCACCGTCTTCAACGCGGACTCCGAGGAGCACGCCTCGCGAATCGCGAAGAGCGAGGTCGGCGGGGCGCTCCGCGACGTCCCCCTCGAAGTCATCGAGGTCGTCGAAGAGCCGGAAGACGGGGAGTAG
- a CDS encoding CBS domain-containing protein, which translates to MYLPTPQDLRERRNALGLTQSELAERAGVSQPLIARIEGGDVDPRLSTLRRIVEALDEAEGDVVRARDLMHSEVVSVAPSDAVHDAVDQMQTAGYSQLPVIADGVPVGSISESDVVHAGADVGDNPVREVMSESFPTVSPDATLDEVSSLLDHYTAVIVTEDGDTVGIITQADVAAHVS; encoded by the coding sequence ATGTATCTCCCCACGCCCCAGGACCTCCGGGAACGCCGGAACGCCCTCGGGCTGACGCAGAGCGAACTCGCCGAGCGGGCGGGCGTCTCACAGCCCCTCATCGCGCGCATCGAGGGCGGGGACGTCGACCCCCGGCTCTCGACGCTGCGGCGCATCGTCGAGGCGCTCGACGAAGCCGAGGGCGACGTCGTCCGCGCGCGCGACCTGATGCACTCCGAAGTCGTGAGCGTCGCGCCGAGCGACGCCGTCCACGACGCCGTCGACCAGATGCAGACGGCGGGCTACTCACAGCTCCCAGTCATCGCCGACGGCGTTCCCGTGGGGTCGATCAGCGAGAGCGACGTCGTGCACGCGGGCGCGGACGTCGGCGACAACCCCGTTCGCGAGGTGATGAGCGAGTCCTTCCCCACCGTCTCACCAGACGCCACCCTCGATGAGGTGTCGAGCCTCCTCGATCACTACACGGCCGTCATCGTCACCGAGGACGGCGATACCGTCGGTATCATCACGCAGGCCGACGTCGCCGCGCACGTCAGCTGA
- the gyrB gene encoding DNA topoisomerase (ATP-hydrolyzing) subunit B, with protein MPDSGEYGAGQIQVLEGLEAVRKRPAMYIGSTDARGLHHLVYEVVDNSIDEALAGHCDEITVTLHDDGSVSVEDDGRGIPIDTHAEYDRPAVEVILTVLHAGGKFDNKSYQVSGGLHGVGVSVVNALSEQLAVVVDREGGRFRERFERGEPVTDLERITDVPDDQTGTLIRFTPDSEIFETTDFKFETLESRLRELAFLNSGVTITLQDEREGEDGRETSFHYEGGIREFVEYLNESRTALHEDVIYLTGEEQDVQVEIAMQATDDLQSSTHAFANNINTREGGTHLTGFKTALTRTVNDYASEHGLLKELDGENLKGEDIREGLTAVVSIKHPDPQFEGQTKTKLGNSEVRGIVESTVHDGLGTYFEEHPDTAEAVVEKAVEAAKARKAAQKAEELTRRKNALESGALPGKLADCQTREPEDAELFIVEGDSAGGSAKQARDREFQAVLPIKGKILNVEKHRLDRILENDEIRALITAAGTGIGEEFDIEELRYDKIIFATDADVDGAHIRTLLLTFFYRHMRPLLEGGHVYAIQPPLYRIRYRGETFDAMTEEERDRIIEERCNGNPSQVQRFKGLGEMNPEQLWDTSMNPENRVLKKFTVEDAAEADRMFSVLMGDAVGPRKQFIQEHATDAKWVDI; from the coding sequence ATGCCAGACTCAGGCGAGTACGGAGCCGGGCAGATTCAGGTGCTCGAAGGACTGGAAGCGGTCCGAAAGCGCCCGGCGATGTACATCGGTTCTACCGACGCACGGGGTCTCCACCACCTCGTCTACGAGGTCGTGGACAACTCCATCGACGAGGCGCTCGCCGGCCACTGCGACGAGATCACCGTCACGCTTCACGACGACGGCTCGGTCAGCGTCGAGGACGACGGCCGCGGCATCCCCATCGACACGCACGCGGAGTACGACCGGCCGGCCGTCGAGGTCATCCTCACCGTCCTCCACGCCGGCGGGAAGTTCGACAACAAGTCCTATCAGGTCAGCGGCGGCCTCCACGGCGTCGGCGTCTCCGTGGTGAACGCCCTCTCCGAGCAACTCGCGGTCGTCGTCGACCGCGAGGGCGGGCGCTTCCGCGAGCGCTTCGAGCGCGGCGAGCCCGTCACCGACCTCGAACGCATCACGGACGTCCCCGACGACCAGACCGGGACGCTCATCCGCTTCACGCCGGACTCGGAGATCTTCGAGACGACCGACTTCAAGTTCGAGACCCTTGAGAGCCGCCTCCGCGAGCTCGCGTTCCTCAACAGCGGCGTCACCATCACTCTCCAAGACGAGCGCGAGGGCGAGGACGGCCGCGAGACCTCCTTCCACTACGAGGGCGGCATCCGCGAGTTCGTCGAGTACCTCAACGAGTCCCGCACGGCGCTCCACGAGGACGTCATCTACCTCACCGGCGAGGAGCAGGACGTGCAGGTCGAGATCGCGATGCAGGCGACCGACGACCTCCAGTCCTCGACGCACGCGTTCGCGAACAACATCAACACCCGCGAGGGCGGTACGCATCTCACGGGGTTCAAGACGGCGCTGACGCGCACCGTCAACGACTACGCGAGCGAGCACGGTCTCCTGAAGGAACTCGACGGCGAGAACCTCAAGGGCGAGGACATCCGCGAGGGGCTCACCGCCGTCGTCTCCATCAAGCACCCCGACCCGCAGTTCGAGGGGCAGACGAAGACGAAGCTCGGGAACTCCGAGGTTCGAGGCATCGTCGAGTCCACCGTCCACGACGGCCTCGGCACCTACTTCGAGGAGCACCCGGACACCGCCGAAGCCGTCGTCGAGAAGGCCGTCGAGGCCGCGAAGGCCCGGAAGGCGGCACAGAAGGCCGAGGAGCTGACGCGCCGGAAGAACGCCCTCGAGTCGGGTGCGCTCCCCGGGAAGCTCGCGGACTGCCAGACGCGCGAGCCCGAGGACGCCGAGCTATTCATCGTCGAGGGCGACTCGGCTGGCGGCTCCGCGAAGCAGGCCCGCGATCGGGAGTTCCAGGCGGTGCTCCCCATCAAGGGGAAGATCCTGAACGTCGAGAAACACCGCCTCGACCGGATCCTGGAGAACGACGAGATCCGCGCGCTCATCACCGCTGCCGGCACCGGCATCGGCGAGGAGTTCGACATCGAGGAGCTGCGCTACGACAAGATCATCTTCGCGACGGACGCCGACGTCGACGGCGCGCACATCCGCACGCTCCTCCTCACGTTCTTCTACCGGCACATGCGCCCGCTCCTCGAAGGCGGGCACGTCTACGCCATCCAGCCGCCGCTCTACCGCATCCGCTATCGCGGCGAGACCTTCGATGCGATGACGGAGGAGGAGCGCGACCGCATCATCGAGGAGCGGTGCAACGGGAACCCGAGTCAGGTCCAGCGCTTCAAGGGCCTCGGGGAGATGAACCCCGAGCAGCTCTGGGACACCTCGATGAACCCCGAGAACCGCGTCCTGAAGAAGTTCACCGTCGAGGACGCCGCCGAGGCCGACCGGATGTTCAGCGTGCTGATGGGCGACGCGGTCGGCCCGCGCAAGCAGTTCATCCAGGAGCACGCGACGGACGCCAAATGGGTCGACATCTGA
- the gyrA gene encoding DNA gyrase subunit A produces the protein MSSESPDVPDDDDVAQRVKNVRVEEEMEQSYIDYAMSVIAGRALPDVRDGLKPVHRRILYAMHEAGVSSGSAHRKSSSIVGETMGDYHPHGDSAIYDTLVRMAQPFSMREPLVDGQGNFGSIDGDPPAAMRYTEARMAPIAEELLADIDMDTVDFEANYDGRLEEPSVLPASFPNLLVNGSSGIAVGMSTNVPPHNLGEVIDATVHLIENPDCSIPDLMEHVPAPDFPTGANIVGRNAIRKAYQTGRGRLRVRAEYHVEENDRGSDSIVITELPYQQNKSRLVERIAEDVNDGSLEGVRDLRDESDRDGIRVVVELKSNANTDIVENHLLESHLERTFGVINLALVDGQPEVLTLKEMLEHYLEHRKTVVRRRSEHELAEKEERAHILEGRLRALENAEDVVETIRDAADRDAARAALSETFDFSDSQAAHIVRMQLGSLTSMEAAEIEDEYEEVTARIERLEEILGDESELLGVIESELRELREEYANERRTRVIESTGEVTDEDLIPEERVVVTLSEGDYIKRTPVETFTRQHRAGKGVIGTDLKEGDRVSTVFTASTHDYLLCFTDQGQVYRLKVYQVPEMSRTARGTSAVNVIDLDDDEEISAVVTADDLDFDSEEEYLTMATRDGYVKRTAVSEFANIRSSGIRAVKLEHGDALVDVEVTDGDGDVILGTEEGMAIRFDESEARPMGRSARGVRGVKLGDGDRIAGVAAAYDGDERDLLTVTEYGYGKRTALTEYRRQSRNGKGLVDIKTGQRNGRVASVHVVDDDDEFVAMSEDGQIMRAPVSEVSEYGRNTQGVTVMDLESHDRLAAVDVFTPDPADD, from the coding sequence ATGAGTTCCGAATCACCTGACGTACCCGACGACGACGACGTCGCACAGCGCGTGAAGAACGTGCGCGTCGAGGAGGAGATGGAGCAGTCCTACATCGACTACGCGATGAGCGTCATCGCGGGTCGTGCCCTCCCCGACGTGCGCGACGGCCTGAAGCCCGTCCACCGGCGCATCCTCTACGCGATGCACGAGGCTGGCGTCAGCAGCGGCTCCGCACACCGGAAGAGCTCGTCCATCGTCGGCGAGACGATGGGTGACTACCACCCGCACGGCGACTCCGCCATCTACGACACGCTCGTGCGGATGGCCCAGCCGTTCTCGATGCGCGAGCCGCTCGTGGACGGTCAGGGGAACTTCGGCAGCATCGACGGCGACCCGCCGGCGGCGATGCGCTACACGGAGGCGCGCATGGCGCCCATCGCCGAGGAGCTGCTCGCGGACATCGACATGGACACGGTGGACTTCGAGGCGAACTACGACGGCCGCCTCGAGGAGCCGTCCGTCCTCCCCGCGTCGTTCCCGAACCTCCTCGTGAACGGCTCCTCGGGTATCGCGGTCGGGATGAGCACGAACGTCCCGCCGCACAACCTCGGGGAGGTCATCGACGCGACGGTCCACCTCATCGAGAACCCGGACTGCTCGATCCCGGACCTGATGGAGCACGTGCCCGCGCCGGACTTCCCGACGGGCGCGAACATCGTCGGCCGGAACGCCATCCGGAAGGCCTACCAGACGGGTCGCGGGCGCTTGCGCGTCCGCGCCGAGTACCACGTCGAGGAGAACGACCGCGGGAGCGACTCCATCGTCATCACGGAACTCCCCTACCAGCAGAACAAGTCCCGCCTCGTCGAGCGCATCGCGGAGGACGTGAACGACGGGTCGCTCGAGGGCGTTCGCGACCTTCGCGACGAGTCCGACCGGGACGGCATCCGCGTCGTCGTCGAGCTGAAGTCGAACGCGAACACGGACATCGTGGAGAACCACCTCCTCGAGTCCCACCTCGAGCGGACGTTCGGCGTCATCAACCTCGCGCTCGTCGACGGCCAGCCGGAAGTCCTCACGCTGAAGGAGATGCTCGAGCACTACCTCGAGCACCGCAAGACGGTCGTGCGCCGTCGCTCCGAGCACGAGCTCGCGGAGAAGGAGGAGCGCGCGCACATCCTCGAGGGCCGCCTCCGCGCCCTCGAGAACGCCGAGGACGTCGTGGAGACGATTCGCGACGCCGCCGACCGCGACGCCGCGCGGGCCGCGCTCAGCGAAACCTTCGACTTCAGCGATTCGCAGGCCGCACACATCGTCCGCATGCAGCTCGGGAGCCTCACGTCGATGGAGGCCGCGGAGATCGAGGACGAGTACGAGGAGGTCACCGCACGCATCGAGCGCCTCGAGGAGATCCTCGGTGACGAGAGCGAACTGCTCGGCGTCATCGAGTCGGAGCTGCGCGAGCTGCGCGAGGAGTACGCGAACGAGCGCCGGACGCGCGTCATCGAGAGCACGGGCGAGGTGACGGACGAGGACCTCATTCCGGAGGAGCGCGTCGTCGTCACGCTCTCCGAGGGCGATTACATCAAGCGCACGCCCGTTGAGACGTTCACCCGCCAGCACCGCGCCGGGAAGGGCGTCATCGGCACCGACCTGAAGGAGGGCGACCGCGTCTCCACGGTGTTCACGGCGTCGACGCACGACTACCTCCTCTGCTTCACGGATCAGGGGCAGGTCTACCGCCTGAAGGTGTATCAGGTGCCGGAGATGTCCCGGACGGCGCGCGGCACGTCGGCGGTGAACGTCATCGACCTCGACGACGACGAGGAGATTTCGGCGGTCGTCACCGCCGACGACCTCGACTTCGACTCCGAGGAGGAGTACCTCACGATGGCGACCCGCGACGGCTACGTGAAGCGCACCGCCGTCTCGGAGTTCGCGAACATCCGCTCGTCCGGCATTCGCGCCGTGAAACTCGAGCACGGCGACGCGCTCGTCGACGTCGAGGTGACGGACGGCGACGGCGACGTGATCCTCGGCACCGAGGAGGGGATGGCGATCCGCTTCGACGAGTCCGAAGCGCGACCGATGGGACGCTCCGCGCGCGGCGTGCGCGGCGTGAAACTCGGGGACGGCGACCGAATCGCTGGCGTCGCCGCCGCGTACGACGGAGACGAGCGCGACCTCCTGACCGTCACCGAGTACGGCTACGGGAAGCGCACGGCCCTCACCGAGTACCGCCGCCAGTCCCGCAACGGGAAGGGGCTCGTCGACATCAAGACCGGCCAGCGCAACGGCCGCGTCGCGAGCGTCCACGTCGTCGACGACGACGACGAGTTCGTCGCGATGAGCGAAGACGGCCAGATCATGCGCGCGCCCGTCTCCGAGGTCTCGGAGTACGGCCGGAACACGCAGGGCGTCACCGTGATGGACCTCGAGTCCCACGACCGCCTCGCCGCCGTCGACGTCTTCACGCCAGACCCGGCGGACGACTAG
- a CDS encoding right-handed parallel beta-helix repeat-containing protein, with the protein MRNGARALIGLLAIALLAAALLFSGGFSAPDAPEPNASVSVATDTTADDIEVMTVNVRAMSDAEAVRLVGPRGDVVDETAHANATLYAYPARTGTYRVLAVRGAETRTVRSVSHACTGFCPDVVVDAAGPPGVTYTDLALAAWHAHPGETLYVRNGTYYETYVGLGARGQVLDGLSIVGQSRSGVVIEGDVNATQRDLLYVELAANVSVSNLTLHADGDSGLTTYGSNTAVSNVTVTNVGSNALQVFAPATIRDVRATGAGNISLYVGGAANGTTVRDVHLSGGAVGAYLAATASDVSFARTAFTNASRHGLYVEEDATAVGLTAASFYGNGEGAVYNGDAVGVLDATGSYWGATNVTADCGPVPAHLDPDPERVNASNPRCEL; encoded by the coding sequence GTGCGTAACGGCGCACGGGCCCTCATCGGCCTGCTCGCCATCGCGCTTCTCGCGGCGGCACTGCTCTTCTCGGGCGGTTTCAGCGCGCCGGACGCACCCGAACCGAACGCGAGCGTGAGCGTCGCCACGGACACGACCGCCGACGACATCGAGGTGATGACGGTGAACGTGCGCGCGATGAGCGACGCGGAAGCGGTCCGGCTCGTCGGGCCGCGCGGCGACGTCGTCGACGAGACGGCGCACGCGAACGCGACGCTCTACGCGTACCCCGCGCGCACGGGGACGTATCGCGTGCTCGCGGTGCGCGGCGCGGAGACGCGGACGGTCCGCTCCGTCTCGCACGCCTGCACGGGCTTCTGCCCGGACGTCGTCGTGGACGCGGCCGGGCCGCCCGGCGTAACGTACACCGACCTCGCGCTCGCCGCGTGGCACGCCCACCCGGGCGAGACGCTCTACGTGCGCAACGGCACCTACTACGAGACCTACGTCGGCCTCGGCGCGCGCGGACAGGTGCTCGACGGCCTCAGCATCGTCGGACAGTCGCGCTCGGGCGTCGTCATCGAGGGCGACGTGAACGCCACCCAGCGCGACCTCCTCTACGTCGAGCTCGCGGCGAACGTCTCCGTCTCGAACCTGACGCTGCACGCGGACGGCGACAGCGGCCTCACGACCTACGGGTCGAACACGGCCGTCTCGAACGTCACCGTGACGAACGTCGGGTCGAACGCCCTCCAGGTGTTCGCGCCCGCGACGATCCGCGACGTGCGGGCGACTGGCGCGGGGAACATCAGCCTCTACGTCGGCGGCGCGGCGAACGGGACGACGGTCCGCGACGTACACCTCTCCGGCGGGGCGGTCGGCGCGTATCTCGCGGCGACCGCTTCCGACGTCTCGTTCGCGCGGACGGCGTTCACCAACGCGAGCCGCCACGGTCTCTACGTCGAGGAGGACGCGACGGCCGTCGGCCTCACGGCCGCGAGCTTCTACGGGAACGGCGAGGGCGCGGTCTACAACGGCGACGCCGTCGGCGTCCTCGACGCCACCGGTTCCTACTGGGGCGCGACGAACGTGACGGCCGACTGCGGGCCCGTTCCGGCGCACCTCGACCCCGACCCCGAGCGCGTGAACGCGTCGAACCCACGCTGTGAGCTGTGA
- the rocF gene encoding arginase, with amino-acid sequence MTRDVRIIGAPSDYGANRRGVDMGPSAIRYADLAAGIEVTGATVHDAGDLAVPRAEERDPDREQPTVGKAKFLRETREVSRTLADAVADSLADGEFPLVLGGDHSIAIGSLAGTARDAEVGAVWFDAHGDFNTPETSPSGNVHGMPVAAALGKGSFADATWARADGLREENVVFVGLRDIDEHEREAINESDVTAFTMSDIDERGISTVVEEALDVASAGVDGVHVSFDLDWLDPNEAPGVGTPVRGGATYREAHWALEAVANRDAEDGILRSMELVEVNPILDQSNRTAEMAAELAASALGKRIL; translated from the coding sequence ATGACTCGAGACGTGCGGATCATCGGGGCACCCTCGGACTACGGCGCGAACCGGCGCGGCGTCGACATGGGGCCGTCGGCCATCCGCTACGCGGACCTCGCGGCCGGTATCGAGGTGACGGGCGCGACCGTCCACGACGCCGGCGACCTCGCGGTGCCGCGCGCGGAGGAGCGCGACCCGGACCGCGAACAGCCCACCGTCGGGAAGGCGAAGTTCCTCCGCGAGACGCGCGAGGTCTCCCGGACGCTCGCGGACGCCGTCGCCGACAGCCTCGCGGACGGCGAGTTCCCGCTCGTCCTCGGCGGCGACCACAGCATCGCCATCGGGTCGCTCGCCGGCACCGCGCGCGACGCCGAGGTGGGCGCGGTCTGGTTCGACGCGCACGGCGACTTCAACACGCCGGAGACGAGTCCCTCCGGGAACGTTCACGGGATGCCGGTCGCGGCCGCGCTCGGGAAGGGGTCGTTCGCGGACGCGACGTGGGCGCGCGCGGACGGCCTGCGCGAGGAGAACGTCGTCTTCGTCGGCCTCCGCGACATCGACGAGCACGAGCGCGAAGCGATCAACGAGAGCGACGTGACGGCGTTCACGATGTCCGACATCGACGAGCGCGGCATCAGCACGGTCGTCGAGGAGGCGCTCGACGTCGCGAGCGCGGGCGTCGACGGCGTCCACGTCTCCTTCGACCTCGACTGGCTCGACCCGAACGAAGCGCCGGGCGTCGGGACGCCGGTCCGGGGCGGGGCGACCTACCGGGAGGCCCACTGGGCGCTCGAGGCCGTCGCGAACCGCGACGCCGAGGACGGCATCCTGCGCTCGATGGAGCTCGTGGAGGTGAACCCGATTCTCGACCAGTCCAACCGGACGGCCGAGATGGCGGCCGAACTCGCGGCGAGCGCGCTCGGCAAGCGCATCCTCTGA
- a CDS encoding NAD-dependent epimerase/dehydratase family protein has product MNGKRVLVTGGAGFIGSNLANRLAEDNDVIALDNGYLGTPENLDPDVEYVEADVLDEDLPTDVDVVFHLAALSSRQMLEENPRQGARVNVEGFINVVEQARDAGCETFVYATTSSIYGSQTEPCPEDMPVDAATGYDASMLGRERYAEYYSNFYDELTLAGMRFFSVYQGYGGAEEHKGEYANTVSQFTEQIANGESPVLWGDGSQTRDFTHVSDIVTGLVRTAEHELDGVYNLGTGESYSFNEMVELINDALGTDVEPEYEPVPLDNYVYHTKADISKINSATGWEPEISFEEGVEMVCEPYRDDDR; this is encoded by the coding sequence ATGAACGGGAAACGCGTCCTCGTCACGGGCGGCGCCGGTTTCATCGGCTCGAACCTCGCGAACCGCCTCGCCGAGGACAACGACGTCATCGCGCTCGACAACGGCTACCTCGGCACCCCGGAGAACCTCGACCCGGACGTCGAGTACGTCGAGGCCGACGTCCTCGACGAGGACCTCCCGACCGACGTCGACGTCGTCTTCCACCTCGCCGCGCTCTCCTCGCGGCAAATGCTCGAGGAGAACCCCCGGCAGGGCGCGCGCGTGAACGTCGAGGGGTTCATCAACGTCGTCGAGCAGGCCCGCGACGCGGGCTGTGAGACGTTCGTCTACGCGACGACCTCCTCCATCTACGGCAGTCAGACCGAACCCTGCCCCGAGGACATGCCCGTGGACGCCGCGACCGGCTACGACGCCTCGATGCTGGGTCGGGAGCGCTACGCCGAGTACTACTCGAACTTCTACGACGAGCTGACGCTCGCGGGGATGCGCTTCTTCTCCGTCTATCAGGGGTACGGCGGCGCCGAGGAGCACAAGGGCGAGTACGCGAACACCGTCTCGCAGTTCACCGAGCAGATCGCGAACGGCGAGTCGCCCGTCCTCTGGGGCGACGGCTCGCAGACCCGCGACTTCACGCACGTCTCCGACATCGTCACCGGCCTCGTGCGCACCGCCGAGCACGAACTCGACGGCGTCTACAACCTTGGCACCGGCGAGAGCTACTCGTTCAACGAGATGGTCGAGCTGATCAACGACGCGCTCGGCACGGACGTCGAACCCGAGTACGAGCCCGTCCCGCTCGACAACTACGTCTACCACACGAAGGCCGACATCTCGAAGATCAACTCGGCAACCGGCTGGGAGCCCGAGATTAGCTTCGAGGAGGGCGTCGAGATGGTCTGTGAGCCGTACCGCGACGACGACCGGTAG
- a CDS encoding Rrf2 family transcriptional regulator has product MSSIELTPSQKTILRALVDLYTQQEEAVKGEDIAEEVDRNPGTIRNQMQSLKALQLVEGVPGPKGGYKPTSNAYKALDVQELDSAAEVPVFHDGEEHEGANVQEISLTSVHHPDLCRAEIHLRGSVRDFHEGDHVLVGPTPLSKLVVEGTVDGKDDTGNVLILKIDRMEAPAEAPEH; this is encoded by the coding sequence ATGTCATCGATCGAACTCACGCCGAGTCAGAAGACTATCTTGCGGGCTCTCGTAGACCTCTACACGCAGCAGGAGGAGGCGGTGAAGGGTGAGGACATCGCCGAGGAAGTCGACCGGAACCCCGGCACCATCCGCAACCAGATGCAGAGCCTCAAAGCCCTCCAGCTCGTCGAGGGCGTCCCCGGCCCGAAGGGCGGGTACAAGCCGACGTCGAACGCCTACAAGGCCCTCGACGTCCAGGAGCTCGACTCCGCCGCCGAAGTCCCCGTCTTCCACGACGGCGAGGAACACGAGGGCGCGAACGTCCAGGAGATCAGCCTGACGAGCGTCCACCACCCCGACCTCTGCCGTGCGGAGATCCACCTCCGCGGGAGCGTGCGCGACTTCCACGAGGGCGACCACGTCCTCGTCGGCCCGACGCCGCTCTCCAAGCTCGTCGTCGAGGGTACCGTCGACGGGAAGGACGACACGGGCAACGTCCTCATCCTCAAGATCGACCGGATGGAAGCCCCCGCTGAAGCACCCGAACACTAG